The sequence AATTAATTTCTGCTCTAATGGAAAATCTTGAAATAGTTGTTACGAAGTTTGTTTCTATGTTTGTAGCCATGTTTCTATCGAACTCTTGGACCATTATGTTTAATTTGTAGCTTAAAATAATAGTGCACTTGCGGCGTATTTTGAAATCCAATTTGTTCTCGCTACAGCACAATCGCGATTATTACAAACTTTACTTGTTTTTCAACTTGAATACAGCTCTGTGGTACCTAAGAGTACAAGCACATAAGTATATAGGTATGAAATTACAAAATTTGTGGTTCAGTGTTTAGTATAACAAGAATGTGCTTAATATCTATATTGCTAACACTTTGAGTGGTGGACTGTGTGAGTGGATGCAACTagaaatatatatatagcaaagTTTATAGTTGTAGCAAGGTTTGTAGTATAGTTGCCCTGTAGCTGATTGCAGTGATACACTAGCTAAACACCTTGCTACCCACTGTTCAATGTATTCCCTAGCCCAATGTCTAATGCATGTTAGTGAAGTACTTACTaacaacagacacacacacacttgcagaTGGTGGTGGTTGGAGACCAGAGTGCTGGCAAGACGAGTGTCCTGGAGATAATGCTCGTATATTCCCACGAGGAGGAGGGGAGATGATGACTCGTAGCCCCACCATGGTTACCCATAGCGACAGACCAGAGCGTGTTGCAATGGTCTCTCTATAATTAATGTCAGCCAATGAACTACatacacaccatgcacacatgtacacctaTACGTAGATCCCAAATGCTCTAAACATTCATCTACGTGTATATGTTGTCTCTCCTTAAAAATTGGTATgtatgactgtataattattatcagcaCTTTATTTTTACTGGTACATTTACTGCACTGCGGTGTTGTACAATTTGGTTGATGGCATGTATGTACATCGATCCACTGCATGTAAATTGTCTCTGACATTCATAGCTATATGCATTGGGTACCCATTATAGTGACCATGTACTCTCCCAGCCCACAGGTGTATGACCTCACCAAGGAGGGGGACCTTCGTAGCCTTTGCACTGAGATGGAGCCTCAAATGAGGGTCAGCGTCCAATCAGGGAAGACCGTGAGCTCTCAGTCCATCTCCCTCATCGTGTACGGACCCCATCAGATCTCAAGAGAATGGTCCTGGTCGACCTCCCAGTGTGAGTGTCATGTAACTATACACTCAAatcatgtgactgtgtgtattcGTACAGACTGTGACCACCGGTATGGCCGTTAACACAAGAGATGAAATGTGCAGGTGTGTTGGTGTGTTGGTGTGTGGATATGTATAGTGTGGAAGGTGTAGTCAGTAATTCCTGTTCTTCCACAGACAGTATATGCAGAACCCGAACGCCATCATCATGTGCATACAAGGTAAGTGCTGTAGTTGAAGCTTATGGTTACGGTGGCACTGAGTGCTACCAATATTACAGTTCATTTAACTACAGCCTTTTGAAGTTGGTATAGTTCTGTCTCACGCAGAGTCTACCCTTAAATAAACAACTGCGCTTCACTCTCAATTAATTCACGGTAGCATTATTAATTCTATTATTACGTATAGTCTATGGTGTTTTCGTACCACTGCCTCCTACATGTATTAACTTCTGTACCCATTTTTGCTCCTATTAGCTTTCTAAAGAAAGTTTGTTTGTGCTCCGAAACAGCTTCAAAATGCTAGGTACATTGTAGCTATCAACTTCTCACTAGTACTATCATAGTACATTGCACATCGGGGAGGGGGCGATGTTCTATAAATTTGAAACAATGTGCTTGATAACTCATGCAGGAAGTTAGTGGtttaactgtgtgtgtttatgcTGACTATAGCGATTGCAACAGTATAAGGAACTACTCATTTCTATATTTTACatttgtacagtgcatgtacattgataTCAAAGGGTGATATATTGAAAGCACGTcggcatgtactgtatagtgggAAATTTTTGTGGGTTGCAAAATTTTGAGAGTAGAGCAGTTAACGCTGGgagaaactcccacgcaccgatatttcacatgcaaagctattggtgggtgtggtttcctggcattgaataTCTGTGCTATAAAAATAATGTGCTAGGCCTATAAAAtaccgactagaaaaacatttgcaatgtgaaaaattgctaggattggctgggggaaccaccaaaaagcgtggaaacaaaaAATCAGACAacgagcggtgaaacgtcgaaatagtgcaatttttaaaatgacgatattcattcattaaaacgttcatggattatgaaatgagagacacaaagagagaaaaggctaaataaactatctgtccagcaagtttcttgatgtggcctttccctgcagagatagaacagttgaAACATGAGTGAAAATAtgtgaaatattgctaaacgcgggcaaacccactgccaatcctatgtaaaacctactggttttactaatgtCCTATTTATACAGTAGTCTATTTGTGCTGTTTAGTTTTTTAGGGTGACCATGCAACAACAGTACATGCAACAGTACAATTGAACATACATGACTGTGTTTGGAACACCTCAGAATGTTAATCTACGTATTATAATGCTTGCACTTGACTGTGGTTCAGTAGGTCATATGAATTTACGCACACTCGAGTTTGTGGTTGTCTTTAAAATACATGTGAACGTAGATAAACGTTTATATGATGTGTGATAATCAATCATGGCTAGGTCTACTATGAATATTGTTGCTCATATTTGAAATATTTATGGTGAACCCCACCCATTCTGTTCTGAATGTCCTCAACAAAGAATTGTGAGTTAATCCCTCAAATGTGCATGACCTGTACTCtatattatatgtatattATGCTAACAGACTTTGTATTAGGGTATGTATAACAGACTAGTTCTATATATTGactttgttgtgtgtgtatttaataTGAATTTGTACATATAGAATCTATTTGACACAATAATGTTTCAGTGCCGATGTTCCCTCACAGATATTGCCCATGGCCAGTAAAAAACCTTACAGCATTTGATAAATTCCCAATGCCATGGCTGAGAGATTGACTACGAAAGAAGCTCTCAAGAAACTCGATGCTCAACTCGAATGCTCCCTTTGTCTTGACACTTTCAAGCAACCGAAACTCTTGCCTTGTTTTCACGTATTTTGCAAGTCCCCGTGTCTGGAGAAACTAGTGACCAAGGATGGACGCTCCCTCACTTGCCCCATCTGTCGACACATTGTCCCACTGTCAGAGAGGGGAGTGGCTGGACTGCAATCAGACTTCCACATTGACCACTTGTTTGAGATACAAGATGCTTTCAACAAGGCCGAAGACGACAATGATACAAATTGTGGCAACTGTGAGAATGGCAGAGCCACCGGGTACTGTAACGACTGTGGGGACTTTTTGTGTGATGAGTGTCAAGATGCTCATAAGAAAATGAAATATCTACGGAGTCATAAACTAATTTCACTGGATGAACTTAAACTTCAAGTGACTAACCTGGTTCCCCCCAAGAAGGCCGTCCCCCATTGCTCCAAACACTCAGGGAATGCTCTCAAGATATACTGCGATACCTGCTCCACTGTCATTTGCACGGACTGCACCATTCGTCTCCACAAACACCACAACTACGACCTGGTGGCTGATGTGCTGACCAAGCACAAGGAAGAACTTGTCTCCAGTCTCAAACCAGTCAAAGATAAGCTGGACAGTGTACAACGAGCTCTGAAGGACTTTGACACAAGAGCCAAGGCAATCCATGATCAGAGGGCCACGATTGAAGCCAACATCCACGAGGAGATTGACGAACAACATCGACTATTGGACCATCGAAGGGCAGAGCTTGTGGGAGAGCTAgagatgctgactcagcagaagCTGAAGGATCTAGCGGCACAAAGGGACCAAGTGGAGATGTCTCAGGTGAAACTGACCAGCTGTCTGGAGTACACTGAGGGTGGTCTCAAAACAGGCACAGATGGTGAAGTACTCGAAATGAAATCTTCCGTTGTTAAGAGAGTGGAACATATTTCTACTCAATTAGAATTAATCGCTATTCAGCCAGAGACAAAGGCTGACATGGAACTGACCACTAAAGGAAAAGAACCTCTCAAACAAGCTTGTAGAACATTTCTAGAGATTGATCACGGTGGATCATTCAGCTTAGAGAACAGCCGCACGACAGGAGATGGCCTAAAAGGTGCTACAACTGGAGAAACAAAAACAGTATCCTTTCAAGCGAACAAGAAATTTAAAGGAAACTTCGACCTCCAAGCTGAACTTGTGCATATCGAAAGCAAAAAAATACTGAAATGTGAAGTGATCGAGCAACAACATGGCCAACACAAGATCAACTATCGCCCTATGAAACGAGGAAAGCATGAACTACACATCACTGTCAATGGGGACGCAGTACGAGGCAGTCCATTCCCAATAGCTGTAGCCCcatcaccacagagcttcatcAAGCCTTCCCGAGTTGTACGAGGTGTGAACACCCCACGAGGCACTGTCTTTAACAGTAAGGGACAGTTGATTGTTGTTGAAGGTAGTGGAGCTACTGTCTCTGTATTGACACCAGAGGGTGAGAAGATACAAACGTTTGGACAGCTGAGTAATGCATATGGAGTAACTGTAGACAAAGACGATAATATCTATGTAGTGGAGAATGGGCATCATCGTGTGAATAAGTTCTCATCCGACGGAGAGTTTGTGGCAGCTGTTGGTAGTCAAGGCAATGGTAACCTTCAGTTTCTGCACCCTATTGGTATATGTTATAACACAAGAGACAACAACCTGTATGTGGCTGATAACGTCAACCACAGAATGCAAGTGCTTTCCACTGATCTGAAGCTTGTACGATGTTTCGGTACACAAGGCAATGATAACGAGCAATTACAAAACCCGTGGTATCCAACATTTGATAGTGCCAATAACCTCTATGTGACTGAGTACACAAACCATCGAGTACAAGTGTTCACTGCTGAAGGTCAATTCCTGAGAGCCTTTTCACAAAAATCCAACGGTTCGAAGCTGAGTCATCCCCAAGCCATTGCCATCGATAGCAGTGACACGGTGTACGTCAGTGAGGATGGATCGCatcatgtgagtgtgttcaCATCTCAGGGAGCCTACATCACCACGTTTGGTGGGCGAGGAACAAAAAAGGGACAGTTTGATCTAATTTACGGACTCTCTATTGATCGCAATGACTCTATTGTTGTGTCCGATCAAGACAACGGGCGACTTCAGATATTTAAatgagatagctagtgcagtcAAGCCAAGAACTTTAAGTGGACTGTGTTTGTAGGTTATCATTAATTTGTGCTCTTAGTGAACATCTTAAAGTAGTTGTAATGAAGTTTGTTTCTATGTTTGTAGCCATGTTTCTTTTGTAGCTTTAAGTATAACGTGCAGGCCTAGCGCCTATTGTGAAATCCGATTTTGTTCGTTATCAGCTATGCGAATTTTTGTGAATGTCCTTAGCATAATCAATTATTTTATAAACTTTACTATAGTTTTTCAACCCGAATACAGCTCTGCGGTAgtccagtggcgtaggaaccaatttctcaatgggggggggctctagtttTGAATGGATGGCTATCTAgatatagactataatttatagtctaGAAAGACAGCCCCTGGAACCCCcctcttcctacgccactgggtACACTCTAGAGGCTGGGTGGTGTAATAGGTATCTCGGGGGGAGACACTGGACAGAGATGACGTACCTCTTTGAGCTGGGAAAGGTGGACATCTTGACCGAGGGTGCCAGTCTGTAGGTGAGGGGAtactgtatacatatatatacatataggtATGAAACTACAGAATGTGTAGTTCAGTTTTTAGTATTAGTATATTGCCCCCTCCAATTCTCACTCCAACCTTACCACCTGCTACCGCAAACATAAATTAATAAAGAAACGTGCCTACGAGCAAAGGATAAGAGAAATTGAGAATGCCTCATGATCATTCACCCCACTCGTTCTCTCTGCCACCGGAGGTCTTGCAGTTGAAGCGACCGTTTTTTACAAAAGACTTGCCTCCCTACTCGCAACGAAATGGGATCAACCCTATTCCTCCACCCTGTCCTGGCTATGCTGCCGCCTAAATTTCTCTTTACTAAGATCAGCAATCCAGTGCATTCGTGGGGCCCGCTCAAGCGCTGGTCAATCCATGAAGACACCGCCCCCTATGGACCTGGCTATGTCAGAACTTCAAATCAACTGAACTCAGCATCCACATTATGTATGTCACTGTGAGTCACTAGAAAGGTTGCCACTATAGTTTCCCTGTATATAGCTGGTTGCAGTAATATACTCTCTTCTAACACTTTCTATTAGCCCGACACTTTTCTGGGAAAtgttcgttgttctaatacagtgGACACTCTGGTGCTTTAATTTTATAGCTAGTTTAACTATTCAGTCACACACTATTCTATTAaatttagctagctagcatgtAGCTGCatcggacacttcgcatgctctataaactagtgttcaagctggcgctgtgctaatgcctctcgccatgatttgctttcgctcaaaagtatagaagagaaagtatagaagaggaaaaagtgtataaaataatctgtctaaaactgacttgcaattgtataattatggtatcattgttgtgttttgtggctgctt comes from Halichondria panicea chromosome 3, odHalPani1.1, whole genome shotgun sequence and encodes:
- the LOC135333595 gene encoding E3 ubiquitin-protein ligase TRIM71-like — protein: MAERLTTKEALKKLDAQLECSLCLDTFKQPKLLPCFHVFCKSPCLEKLVTKDGRSLTCPICRHIVPLSERGVAGLQSDFHIDHLFEIQDAFNKAEDDNDTNCGNCENGRATGYCNDCGDFLCDECQDAHKKMKYLRSHKLISLDELKLQVTNLVPPKKAVPHCSKHSGNALKIYCDTCSTVICTDCTIRLHKHHNYDLVADVLTKHKEELVSSLKPVKDKLDSVQRALKDFDTRAKAIHDQRATIEANIHEEIDEQHRLLDHRRAELVGELEMLTQQKLKDLAAQRDQVEMSQVKLTSCLEYTEGGLKTGTDGEVLEMKSSVVKRVEHISTQLELIAIQPETKADMELTTKGKEPLKQACRTFLEIDHGGSFSLENSRTTGDGLKGATTGETKTVSFQANKKFKGNFDLQAELVHIESKKILKCEVIEQQHGQHKINYRPMKRGKHELHITVNGDAVRGSPFPIAVAPSPQSFIKPSRVVRGVNTPRGTVFNSKGQLIVVEGSGATVSVLTPEGEKIQTFGQLSNAYGVTVDKDDNIYVVENGHHRVNKFSSDGEFVAAVGSQGNGNLQFLHPIGICYNTRDNNLYVADNVNHRMQVLSTDLKLVRCFGTQGNDNEQLQNPWYPTFDSANNLYVTEYTNHRVQVFTAEGQFLRAFSQKSNGSKLSHPQAIAIDSSDTVYVSEDGSHHVSVFTSQGAYITTFGGRGTKKGQFDLIYGLSIDRNDSIVVSDQDNGRLQIFK